The Candidatus Methylomirabilota bacterium genome includes the window GTCACGAGCGGCCCCAGCGGTGGGTGAGTCGAATCCCGGCGACGAGCGCGAGGCGGCCGGCTTCTTCCTCAACGACCCGCTGCCAAGCTGGATGATCCCTTCCCGGATCTGAAATACTTCCGCGAGAACCACCCGGTCTTCTACTACGCGCCGTTCGATCAGTGGTTCATCTTCGGCTACGCGGAGGTCGCCGCCCTCTTCGCCGACCCCCGACTGAGCGCCGACCGCATGAAGGGCTTCGTCGACGCGGCGCCGGCCCAGGTCCGCGACGACCTCCGAAAGATCGCGCCGTTCCTCGAGACGTGGATCCTGATGATGGACGAGCCGGAGCACGGTCGCGTGCGCCAGGCCCTCCACCGCGGGTTCAACGCCCGGGCGGTCCAGGCCCTGGTCCGGCAGATCCAGGCGGCGGTCGACGAGCTGCTGGACGGCGTGCAGAGTCGGGGACACATGGACGCGGGCGGCGAGTTCGCCTTCCGGCTCCCGGCCTATGTGCTCTCCGACTTTCTCGGTGTCCACAAGGAAGACCGGGACCGGGCGGCCGATCGAGTGGTACCGGAACGCCGGCAACCGGGGGCCGATCACCCTGCCGGTGGCCTTCTGAGGGCGGGATTCCGGGAGGCGCTCGGGCTCAGACCAGGTCGCGGGGAACCGCGGTATTCCAGCTCTGGCCGAAGACGCGAGCCTCGCCCTCGAAGGCGTCGAGGGTGGCCTGCACCCGGAACTCCTCGCGCGTCGCCGAGAGCGCCGCGCGGGTGCGCGTCTCGATGCGCCAGTCGCCGCGCCGCATCCGGACGGTCGAGGCCACTTCTGCCCGCGCCGACAGCGGATCGTCGGGGCGAATCTCGTAGCGCTCGGTGACCACGGTCTGCACGGTGAGGTCGATGTCGTCCAGCCGATAGAGCCCGCTGTCCTGGCAGGTCTCCTGCGTGACGACCCCGGCGGCGATGTCGTGGTGAATCGTCCGCGTCGCGCGGGCGGACTCGAGCACGGTGGTGGGGAGCGGCGGCGGCGCCTCGGGCGGCGGAAGGGGCGGGAGCTCGGCGTCGGCCGGGTCCGGCGGGCGCACGGGCAGCTCGAGCGTGCTGGTACCCGTGACGACGGTCAGCGTCACCGGCTCGGGCGCCGGCCACACGATCGGCCAGTAGGCCGTGGACAGCGCCAGGCGCACCCGATGACCGGGCGGGAAGGCCTGGGCCACGTCGCCGAGCTCGAGGCGGACCCGGTAGCGGCGCCCGGGCGTGAGCGGGGCCGGCGCCGCGTGGCCGTCCTTATGGGTGAGGTTCAGCACGCCGTAGGTGACGCGGGTGGCGGCCCCGTCCGGGGCGACGTCGGAGAGCCGGGCGACGACGAAGGCGACGGGGCGGTCGGCGGCCACCTC containing:
- a CDS encoding CocE/NonD family hydrolase C-terminal non-catalytic domain-containing protein; its protein translation is AHGSGPDLPTDQRFEDGGSLVFDTEPLAERVEILGAPVVELEVAADRPVAFVVARLSDVAPDGAATRVTYGVLNLTHKDGHAAPAPLTPGRRYRVRLELGDVAQAFPPGHRVRLALSTAYWPIVWPAPEPVTLTVVTGTSTLELPVRPPDPADAELPPLPPPEAPPPLPTTVLESARATRTIHHDIAAGVVTQETCQDSGLYRLDDIDLTVQTVVTERYEIRPDDPLSARAEVASTVRMRRGDWRIETRTRAALSATREEFRVQATLDAFEGEARVFGQSWNTAVPRDLV